In the genome of Populus nigra chromosome 19, ddPopNigr1.1, whole genome shotgun sequence, the window CCTCTAGGACTTCCTCTCCTGGCATCATATCCACCATCCTCCCTCCTCGATCGTTTATACGGAGGCGACCTCCTCTGCGGCGGCGAGTGTCTCCTGTCTCTGTAAGGCACCGGAGGTGGAGGACTCACACTACTCCTCCTCTTatactctctctccctctctcgtTGCGGAGGTGGCGGGGACCGATTCCTATCATAATAATCGCCTCCACGTCGATTAGGTGGTCTATCGAAATCTTCACGTCTCTCTCTTGAGTCTCTCTCACGGCGTCGTTGAGtaggaggaggtggtggaggcGAAGATTGTGGATCGTCAGTGGGTGGCTTATCCTTCCTGTCCCGTCCTCCTCCGCCGCCGTTCCCGCCGCGATGGTCGAGGGAATCGACCGGCATGTTAATGACTTCGGCCATcagggtttgggtttggggatTTTTTTTAGGTAGTGAAAAGTGAAAACCCTAGAGGAAATTTTGAGGGCTTAAAATTTTGGGGGAAAAAAGCAGAGAAGAAATGAGAAGGCGTGCGCGCGTGCTTGGGGAATGGGTTTCTccaatagtttttaaaatcgaCCCGGTGTCACGGGTCATGGATTTTAATCAAGTAATCCCGGGTAGACCCCAGAttttttataaagcaaaacaacattattttgttaaaagaaataaatagtgTCAACAGAttgcaactattttttttatcagttctTGTGAAATTATCAAGGGTTTTTTACCGGCTCACTCatgtttttactttattttttcttgaacccGATATTGTTCCGGCCCTGGTTTGATAGGTCCCGGGTCAATTGATAGGTCCCGGGTCAACCCACAATACTATGGGTTTCTCCGTGTATCTAAAAATGTGAAAGGGTGTCAAAAAAAATTGCCGAGTAATAGGCAGTTGCGACTTGTTTTGGGACTGACTGGAAAAATTaactgatttaattatttttattaaaattgtgtggttttgtttttgtgagaaaaaaatggagttaatataactgatttttttttttttttgtcttaactCTTTCtagtgttaatatatatatataggttggctgaataattaaaaatctaacaaatacGTTCTACAAAACcctagcatatatatatatatatatatatatagctgagTTTATATCTCAGACTCGTTAACTCTTTGCATGCCAGTTTCCTATTACTtgatattcattttaatttgaaaatacgtgtttaccaaaaacaaacatgcaccGTTATCATTAAACCCGATGTACCTGgcattgatttaaaatatttttgtcgaaataaaataaaaaaaactactttaccAATCTTCACCTCAGGACAAGCAAAACTAGGTTGAGAGTATCCCAAGCCCGGCCCACTCGTAAAATACTACACTCCCAAACAAATACATTCTACAAAACCCTAGCCTCCTCCCTATATAAATAGAGAGATTAAATCTGGCTAGGGTTTCTTGCTGTGGCGAGCCTTCATTTTGTCTGCAGAAACCTCTCGCATCACTACCATGGTGGCCGCCAAGAAGACAGTAAGCTTCTCTCTCTCATCAACATCTTTACTTTCCAactcttcttttaatttaaaaaacgaTTAAacttttctgttgttttttgtgttttctttgatTATTGCAGAAGAAGACTCATGAGTCTATCAATAACAGACTGGCCCTGGTCATGAAGAGTGGAAAATACACCCTGGGGTACAAGACTGTGCTGAAATCTCTCAGAAACTCAAAGGGCAAGCTCCTATTTTCTGTCTCCTTTAcagcttagttttttttttgtgatttcagttggtttttttgttgatcTGATTAATGGGGTTTGCGTTTTACTTAATTTTCTAAAAGGGGTTCTGATTGAAGAGTTACTTTACCTTGATCTGTGAGGTTGTGAAGGTTGTTTAGTGGAGAAAGCTGTGCGCTTTTTTCTCCTTCTGATTTTTAATAGTGCTGTGGTtgattttttggtttggttcttGTGGGGTCTGTTTGTTTTATGTGTCAAGAGATCTCTTAAATAAACGTGTGTTTGTGTTTGCAGGGAAGCTTATCATCATCTCCAACAATTGTCCTCCTCTGAGAAAGTCTGAGATTGAATATTATGCTATGTTGGCCAAGGTTGGAGTTCATCACTACAATGGAAGTGAGTTTCTTGAATTTGCTCTAACATCTCTCTCGTGTCATTCCTTGCATTTTCATGTTAAGTTATGAATTTAGCTTTAGAAGCTTGCGTTTTGTATCCAGGGtcaatttgtgttttaaaattaggaatttgatttctttttttcattctgGAATCTATTGGTTTTCTTTTAGGGCTGGCTTTACCAAAATCATGAAGGTTGATGTTTGCATGGCtcattgtttcttttcttatttgatataattaatggCTAGGTAGTCTAGAAAGTGTAGTATAGCACTCAAATTGATATTTGATGATGTTAGCTATTTTAAGATCATAGCTCATCTGAAAAGCATGCAATATGTatttgaaatctgaaggttagTCCATTGAATAATGCCATAAAGATTAGAGGTTTTGGTGGGTCTTTCTCGGCACTGTGTTATGACATCAGCTGTTGCGCCTGTGtctttttcatgaaagaatAGCTGCTCATcaataatttgatctttttcaCTTTCTGTAACAAACTGCAAATAGTCTTTCTTGAATTCTAAACAGTTTATGTGCTATCAAGTTTTGTCAAGTTGggttattttcattaaaatttgtgTTTAATATTGTGTCAGATAATGTTGACTTGGGCACTGCCTGTGGAAAATATTTCAGAGTATGCTGCCTCAGCATTATTGATCCAGGTAAATAGAAGTGGCCGTCATTTTGATATTTACGTACATtatgtgatttttgttttctgatcGTGGCAATCTCATGTGTTTTGTTCAGGTGATTCCGATATCATTAAGAGCGTACCTGGTGATCATTGACCCAGTTTCCAAGCAATAGCATGTCTACTTagtttttgttccttttccaTTTGGAATGCGGGTTTCAATTGAGAGCACTGTGATATTTTGTTAACAAGCACAATTTTTCTGAACCTCTATGCTTCCTTGATAGCCATTTTCAATCTACCAGATGTCTGAGTGAATCTATCAGAGTACTTTATTTCCTGTGTTaatttttatctctattttcttctcctagtcgatgttttgtggcTTGTATCAGAAGCTACAGTCTCTGATTAGACTTTCAGTCTCGTTGATGCTCATTGCCATCGACGTCGTGTATCAAATTCATCCGAACCTGCTTTTAAGGATGATAACCAGCGTCGGGTGCTTTGCGGTCACCTTATAGTTTGCCAGTTACACCAATCAAATCTATGGCCATGGTCTGATGTTTCTAGTCTTGTAACACTTTTCATCGGGAACAGCTAgtgatgaagaaaaaattttaaggtTTTCAATTCTGAGTGAGTGTACACCTCCATAATGTGCCATAGGTTTTCAATCTTCCTGCTCCCGTAGCTGGTTTTGTTGGCCCCTGTAAGCACAAATATAATAGTAAAAGTGAAAAACaggacttttatttttattaccagACTAATTTCTGCATTCTATAAAGtacaaacaaggaaaaaaaatgtcagctaatgttttataaaaaacaaacgcatcctaaatcaaagaaaaataccattgaaaaaagaaaatcaagtttttctagttttaaaaaatcttagttTATATaccttttctatcttttttcttttcttaaagaaacgtgtaaaaattcagattttaaattatatatttcctCTAATtggtttaatatgttttttcttggatGC includes:
- the LOC133679296 gene encoding large ribosomal subunit protein eL30, which codes for MVAAKKTKKTHESINNRLALVMKSGKYTLGYKTVLKSLRNSKGKLIIISNNCPPLRKSEIEYYAMLAKVGVHHYNGNNVDLGTACGKYFRVCCLSIIDPGDSDIIKSVPGDH